One window of Mangrovibacterium diazotrophicum genomic DNA carries:
- a CDS encoding PD-(D/E)XK nuclease family protein, whose amino-acid sequence MNIELTTQLLEDFKKIPIKFKDSTYLELCQYPKRRFEEICSRLLAFYFDPAKEHGFGDLFIRSLLDILKANIRFDPDQLEIITEDNAEGKRIDLVIACPDFVIGIENKITADLYNPLETYRKRLEQYPSEKVFKLVLSVHDFTKPEELALIEDNEFKPITYSRLFNQVKAQIGAYISNCNQKYLTHLYDFIETIENMKTTYTNPELTQFILKNESDIKQLIEAYNRHKQEVLNSQKPRIAEILETLIEETKGEWWVYQGWDLGINKFHGKDLKIGIESNFEATTIDPCQKFRIYITAWNASAFTPFKSRLLAKFPDCHLDEKSVKNRVYFHLPPIDGSDSKKIVAKLKEYYLVVSELITEQELISRQN is encoded by the coding sequence ATGAACATTGAATTAACCACCCAACTACTGGAAGATTTCAAAAAAATTCCAATCAAATTTAAGGACAGCACTTACCTGGAATTGTGCCAATACCCGAAACGGCGTTTTGAAGAAATTTGCAGTCGATTACTGGCCTTTTACTTCGACCCGGCGAAAGAGCATGGATTTGGCGACTTGTTTATCCGTTCCTTGCTCGACATATTGAAAGCTAATATTCGTTTCGATCCGGATCAGCTTGAAATAATCACCGAGGATAATGCTGAAGGTAAGCGAATCGATCTTGTAATTGCCTGCCCCGATTTTGTGATTGGCATCGAGAACAAAATCACCGCAGATCTCTATAATCCGTTGGAAACTTACAGGAAGAGGCTGGAACAGTACCCCTCAGAGAAAGTCTTCAAGCTCGTTTTGTCTGTCCATGATTTTACTAAGCCAGAAGAATTAGCATTAATTGAGGACAATGAGTTCAAACCAATCACTTATAGCCGACTTTTCAATCAAGTAAAGGCTCAGATTGGAGCATACATTTCAAACTGCAACCAAAAGTATCTGACCCATTTATACGATTTTATTGAAACCATCGAGAATATGAAAACAACCTATACCAACCCTGAACTAACACAATTTATCCTTAAAAACGAGTCTGACATTAAACAATTAATTGAGGCTTACAATCGTCATAAACAAGAAGTGTTAAATAGTCAAAAACCGAGAATCGCTGAGATCTTGGAGACCTTGATAGAAGAAACCAAAGGAGAGTGGTGGGTTTATCAAGGCTGGGATTTAGGGATTAATAAATTTCACGGCAAAGACTTAAAGATTGGTATTGAGTCTAATTTTGAAGCTACTACAATTGATCCATGCCAGAAGTTCAGGATATATATCACAGCTTGGAACGCGTCCGCTTTTACACCGTTCAAAAGTCGGTTATTGGCAAAATTTCCAGATTGCCATTTAGATGAAAAAAGCGTTAAAAACAGGGTATATTTCCACCTGCCTCCCATCGACGGAAGCGACTCAAAAAAGATTGTTGCAAAGTTGAAGGAATACTACCTAGTGGTTAGTGAACTTATTACAGAGCAGGAATTGATTTCACGGCAAAACTGA
- the hsdR gene encoding type I restriction-modification system endonuclease, whose product MSKSNFSFLTEEFPILANLGSQAEQYIHSDPGAALGKVRLLVEKMTELIFKVHQLEFPYDDSIFRRIQVLADEGVLDDKIISLLHQLRKSGNVATHSTEDLSKVAMSHLLSLFKLCKWFAESYAESYLDLSSVKFSPPEQIDWEKDYQKLEQDYKQLEAKLNDLLKERQIGQLSQEEAQGFKQRSAKASRKLDMSEAETRELIDEQLRLAGWEVDTSTLNYKLNGTTPVKGRNLAIAEWKVGSKWADYALFVGTDLYGIVEAKKYSQDISTNLHQSKIYAELAEETNQARLLGKWGKYNVPFLFSTNGRPYLKQIETKSGIWFIDIRNPRNHSRCLKGWYTPAGLVNLFEQDIEAADKKLKDNAPDYLQSKSGLGLRDYQIKAITKVEDTLIKQPEINRILLAMATGTGKTRTIIGLAYRLIQSNRFKRILFLVDRRLLASQAFDAFKDNKIEDLNTFGEIYEMKGLKDLLPELDTRLHFATVQSMVKRLFYNEDPATILPVDTYDCIIIDEAHRGYLMDRELAEEELNFKDQNDYVSKYRKVLDYFDAVGIGLTATPALHTTEIFGNPVFTYSYREAVIDGYLIDHEPPFIIKTKLSEEGIVWEKGEKPKVYDKEQNKVVELSELEDELAINVEGFNKQVLTENFNRAVLSQLVQEIDPESEEKTLIFAATDDHAADIVKYLKEEYFKIGLDVQDNAIQKITGKVYDPEQLVKRYKNEKYPSIAVTVDLLTTGIDVPAICNLVFMRRVKSRILYEQMLGRATRRCDEIDKEVFRIFDAVRLYEALEDYTQMKPVVPTASVTFTQLIDELDSIDSNDRALMQVEQLLAKYQRKRKQITDKDLDQFSYLTGGQDPEQFAQRLQGIREHHQFDELKGLRGVWKYLDELKPSPKFQLVSEHDDEERGIERGYGQGQKPEDYLLSFENFIKENINKIEALKIICSRPQELDRKSLKELLLELDSKGFNAKYLNQAWKQAKNEDIAADIISYIRTLALGNTLIGHEERIKNAISKIRSMSDWHKNQIKWIDRFEKQLLQENILQKDDLDLAPFNRDGGYLRLNKIFNNKLDLILNTINESLYEVTA is encoded by the coding sequence ATGTCTAAAAGTAATTTCAGCTTTCTTACTGAGGAGTTTCCGATTTTAGCCAATCTGGGATCCCAGGCTGAGCAATATATTCATAGCGACCCAGGAGCCGCGCTCGGCAAGGTTCGCTTGCTTGTTGAAAAAATGACTGAGTTGATCTTCAAGGTTCATCAACTGGAGTTTCCCTACGATGACTCGATCTTCCGGAGGATACAAGTATTGGCCGACGAGGGTGTTCTCGACGACAAAATCATTAGTTTACTTCATCAGCTTAGAAAATCGGGTAACGTAGCGACTCACAGTACAGAAGACCTGAGTAAGGTTGCTATGAGCCATTTGCTTAGCTTATTCAAACTTTGTAAGTGGTTTGCTGAGTCGTACGCTGAAAGCTACCTGGACTTATCCTCAGTAAAATTTAGTCCTCCGGAGCAGATTGATTGGGAAAAAGACTATCAAAAGTTGGAGCAGGATTACAAGCAATTGGAGGCTAAACTAAACGATCTGCTTAAAGAACGCCAAATTGGTCAGCTAAGCCAGGAAGAAGCGCAGGGATTCAAGCAACGCTCCGCGAAGGCCAGTCGGAAACTAGACATGTCGGAAGCTGAAACCAGGGAGCTCATTGATGAACAACTTCGACTGGCGGGCTGGGAAGTTGACACCTCAACACTTAACTACAAGTTAAATGGTACAACACCCGTGAAGGGGCGCAACCTGGCAATTGCTGAATGGAAGGTTGGTAGCAAATGGGCAGACTATGCCCTCTTTGTTGGCACAGACCTCTATGGCATTGTTGAAGCAAAAAAATACTCACAGGATATTTCGACCAACCTGCATCAATCCAAGATTTATGCAGAACTAGCAGAAGAGACAAATCAGGCTAGATTGCTTGGCAAATGGGGCAAATACAATGTGCCCTTCCTGTTCTCGACTAATGGCCGCCCCTACCTTAAACAGATTGAAACAAAGAGCGGTATCTGGTTTATTGATATCCGTAACCCGCGGAACCATAGTCGTTGCCTCAAAGGATGGTACACTCCGGCTGGATTAGTCAACTTGTTTGAACAGGACATTGAGGCCGCTGATAAAAAACTAAAGGATAACGCACCGGACTATTTACAGTCTAAAAGCGGCCTGGGGCTACGTGACTACCAGATTAAAGCAATTACGAAGGTTGAGGATACGTTAATCAAACAACCGGAAATCAATCGCATCTTATTGGCTATGGCGACCGGTACTGGCAAAACAAGAACCATCATCGGACTCGCCTATCGGCTGATTCAATCCAATCGCTTTAAGCGTATCTTGTTCCTGGTCGATCGAAGGCTATTGGCCAGCCAGGCATTTGATGCTTTCAAGGATAACAAAATTGAAGACCTGAATACCTTCGGTGAGATCTATGAGATGAAGGGTTTGAAAGATCTGCTTCCCGAACTGGATACCCGGCTGCATTTTGCCACGGTTCAGAGTATGGTGAAACGGTTGTTCTACAACGAAGATCCAGCAACTATTCTTCCAGTGGATACCTACGATTGCATCATTATTGATGAAGCGCACCGAGGGTACTTGATGGATCGTGAACTAGCTGAAGAGGAGCTGAACTTTAAAGATCAGAACGACTATGTAAGCAAGTACAGGAAGGTGCTTGACTATTTTGATGCTGTTGGAATCGGGCTGACAGCTACACCCGCTTTGCATACCACCGAAATATTTGGCAATCCCGTCTTTACCTATTCATACAGGGAAGCCGTCATTGATGGTTACCTAATTGACCATGAGCCTCCGTTTATTATCAAAACCAAATTAAGTGAAGAAGGGATTGTTTGGGAAAAAGGTGAAAAACCCAAAGTGTATGACAAGGAACAGAACAAGGTTGTTGAACTAAGCGAGTTGGAAGATGAACTGGCGATCAACGTGGAGGGCTTCAATAAACAGGTTTTAACGGAGAACTTTAACCGGGCAGTGCTCTCGCAGCTAGTTCAGGAAATTGATCCTGAGAGTGAAGAAAAGACACTGATTTTTGCCGCTACCGACGATCACGCAGCTGACATTGTTAAGTACCTTAAAGAGGAATATTTTAAAATAGGATTAGACGTTCAAGACAATGCTATTCAAAAGATTACCGGGAAAGTCTATGATCCGGAGCAGCTCGTGAAACGCTACAAGAATGAAAAATATCCTTCGATAGCTGTTACCGTTGATTTGCTGACGACGGGAATTGATGTTCCGGCAATTTGTAACCTGGTGTTCATGCGTCGGGTGAAATCGAGAATCCTCTATGAACAGATGCTGGGCCGAGCTACCCGTCGTTGTGATGAGATCGATAAGGAAGTATTCCGGATCTTTGATGCAGTTCGCTTGTATGAAGCATTGGAGGACTACACCCAGATGAAACCGGTAGTACCCACCGCTTCCGTAACGTTTACTCAGTTAATCGATGAACTTGACTCAATCGACAGTAATGATCGAGCTTTAATGCAAGTGGAGCAGCTGCTTGCCAAATACCAGCGCAAACGGAAACAGATTACAGACAAAGATCTGGATCAATTCAGTTACCTGACTGGTGGGCAAGATCCGGAACAATTTGCTCAAAGGCTTCAGGGAATACGTGAACACCATCAGTTTGATGAATTGAAAGGATTGAGAGGCGTATGGAAATACCTGGATGAACTAAAACCCAGTCCTAAATTTCAACTGGTATCTGAACACGACGACGAGGAAAGAGGTATCGAGCGCGGTTATGGCCAGGGGCAAAAACCTGAAGATTATTTACTGAGCTTTGAGAATTTCATAAAAGAGAACATCAACAAGATAGAAGCCTTGAAAATCATATGCTCTCGCCCTCAGGAGCTCGATCGGAAATCACTGAAAGAGTTATTGCTGGAACTTGACAGCAAAGGATTCAATGCCAAATACCTGAATCAAGCATGGAAGCAGGCGAAGAACGAAGATATCGCGGCTGATATTATCAGCTACATCCGGACATTGGCTTTAGGAAACACGCTTATCGGCCATGAAGAACGGATCAAGAACGCGATTTCTAAGATCCGCTCAATGAGCGACTGGCATAAGAATCAGATAAAATGGATAGACCGCTTTGAGAAACAGTTATTGCAGGAGAATATCCTTCAAAAAGATGATCTCGACCTGGCTCCATTTAACCGGGACGGAGGTTATCTGCGACTCAATAAGATTTTCAATAACAAGCTGGATTTAATACTCAACACCATCAATGAAAGTTTGTATGAAGTGACAGCATAA
- a CDS encoding glycerol kinase, which produces MTKPSRKISTTALSRDMGISSKELFETLSDLNLVYKQAGQWYLTQRGFDCGGEIAVHPQYGEYIVWPADLDLDSIFNNAKQTLINATAIGKEFGLTSQRINLVLSEIGWIEKAIKGWTITNLGVKAGGLEFEHSSGGTYVLWPTDILTHKALLSSIQPEEQVDSKPQQVSTSIAQGELIADLKDSHNFREKFPATMRTKDGHLVRSRGEILIDNSLYDYGLAHAYERKLPIEEDVYCDFYIPSKNSGKAVYIEYWGMESDEKYDARKEQKKEIYRNHDLNLIEIENKHIENLDDYLPKMLLKYEIRVD; this is translated from the coding sequence ATGACTAAACCATCTCGAAAAATCAGTACAACTGCCCTTTCCAGAGACATGGGAATTAGCAGCAAAGAGCTATTTGAAACATTAAGCGACTTGAATTTAGTGTACAAACAAGCTGGCCAATGGTATTTGACACAAAGAGGGTTTGATTGTGGCGGGGAAATAGCAGTGCACCCTCAATATGGCGAATACATTGTTTGGCCTGCGGACTTAGATCTGGATTCGATTTTTAACAATGCCAAGCAAACCTTGATAAATGCTACGGCAATTGGCAAGGAGTTTGGACTAACATCTCAACGCATCAACCTTGTGTTGTCTGAGATCGGATGGATTGAGAAAGCAATCAAAGGCTGGACAATTACCAATTTGGGGGTCAAGGCTGGCGGGCTTGAATTTGAACATTCATCAGGGGGAACCTACGTTCTTTGGCCAACTGATATTTTAACCCATAAAGCTTTGCTAAGTTCCATCCAACCAGAAGAACAAGTGGATTCAAAACCGCAACAAGTGTCGACATCCATAGCACAAGGAGAATTGATTGCAGACCTGAAGGACTCACATAATTTCAGAGAGAAATTCCCGGCGACGATGAGAACTAAGGATGGACACCTGGTTCGCTCCCGAGGGGAAATTTTGATTGACAATTCACTCTATGACTATGGTCTCGCTCATGCATACGAGCGTAAATTGCCAATTGAGGAAGACGTCTATTGTGACTTTTATATCCCTTCAAAAAACAGCGGGAAAGCTGTCTATATCGAATACTGGGGTATGGAGAGTGACGAGAAATACGATGCACGGAAAGAGCAAAAGAAAGAAATTTACAGAAACCATGATTTGAACCTAATCGAAATAGAAAACAAACATATCGAGAATCTGGATGATTACCTTCCTAAGATGCTTCTGAAATACGAGATCCGCGTGGACTAA
- a CDS encoding PGN_0703 family putative restriction endonuclease — protein sequence MNLTELLGNQSKSDNNLAGRMRLHQSWWRAFVLAEEQGQHPMKKDELIGSSILNGETSYSNFLDDYAKRAVKEELDGRGSASKGMISESRLFNNLLSSQPLCFNFFGRLKYKPELATAALKPFFPAIEQATDIHFEFAPNAAQNGDNSAHDVAIEFKTAAGKLGLIGLECKYTEPFSPKEYRNENYERLYTESDAFSATYEELTNTRYNQLFRNQLIVESAVLNKTYDLAYSGLFCFEKDDNALTKGTAFTSMLKNGEERFKIISYSALLETIQKQSIDWETREWTMLLWARYCATQLSEQLK from the coding sequence ATGAATCTAACTGAACTATTAGGAAATCAGAGTAAATCTGACAATAATCTGGCGGGGCGTATGCGTCTCCATCAAAGCTGGTGGCGAGCTTTTGTATTGGCTGAAGAACAAGGCCAACATCCGATGAAAAAGGATGAGCTGATCGGCAGCAGCATTCTAAATGGTGAGACAAGCTACTCCAACTTTTTGGATGACTATGCCAAAAGAGCCGTGAAAGAAGAATTGGACGGACGTGGCTCTGCGTCGAAAGGGATGATTTCAGAATCACGCCTGTTCAACAACCTGCTATCCAGTCAACCGTTATGCTTCAACTTCTTTGGTCGGCTTAAATACAAACCTGAACTCGCTACGGCGGCTTTAAAGCCGTTTTTCCCGGCGATCGAACAGGCAACGGATATTCACTTTGAATTTGCCCCAAATGCCGCCCAAAACGGCGACAACTCGGCTCACGATGTCGCGATTGAGTTTAAGACCGCTGCCGGTAAACTTGGACTCATTGGTTTGGAATGCAAATACACCGAACCGTTTTCACCCAAAGAGTATCGAAACGAGAACTACGAGAGACTTTACACGGAATCCGATGCTTTTAGTGCCACCTATGAGGAACTAACCAACACCAGGTACAATCAATTATTCCGGAACCAACTGATCGTGGAGTCAGCCGTGCTGAATAAAACCTATGACTTGGCTTATAGTGGTCTCTTCTGTTTTGAGAAGGACGACAATGCATTGACCAAAGGAACAGCCTTCACTAGCATGCTCAAAAACGGAGAAGAGCGATTTAAAATCATCAGCTACTCCGCCCTGCTGGAAACCATTCAAAAACAGAGCATTGATTGGGAGACCAGGGAATGGACCATGTTGCTATGGGCCCGCTATTGTGCAACCCAACTAAGTGAACAACTAAAATGA